From Scytonema millei VB511283:
TAGTGTCCTATAGCTCGATCGAATGGTGTGAATAGCCACTGATGCGCGGGAGCTAGTACGATTAAATAACCGCCAGCTGATAGATGCTGCGTCACGGTCTTCACTTCTGTGAGATCGTCTTTTATATGCTCCAAAACATCCATGTAGATAATCGTATCAAACCGATCGCTTGAAACTAAATCTGCTGAGGTTCCAACTCTCGATTTACAACACGCTGGCACTCTACCAACAGAAATTTTTAGATCGATCTTTTCTGTGAGAATTGGGTCTGGTTCTAAGCAAAGCCACTCTTTTTGATGACCTTTACAGAGAAATTCAGTGGTTGCGCCTATCCCTGCACCTACTTCCAAGACTCTACCTTGTAAGTATTTTTGAATTAGATTTCCATAGTAGTTTTTCCAGTTATAAGCTTGAGAAAATAATTCTAATTCCGAGCCAATATAGGAGTAATCTTGCATCGACTTATTTAGACAAAACTTCTCTAGAAAATACTTCTTTCAACTTAGAAACAAAGTAATAATAGTCTTGACCGAGCATAAATCCATAACTATTCCTAGTATTTAAAATCATTAAGGCAAAAACAATCGATAACATGACTGCTTGCATGAGAATCGAGCAAAGAATTCCCACTGCGATCGATGTCCAACCAGGAATTGCTAAACTGGTGAAGAGTTTAATAGATACAATTCCACCTAGAGATATTAGAATTAATAAAACAACGATCGATACAGAAATAATTAGTCTCGTACCTACTATATCTGCATAGACAGAAATCGAACTAATTCCGTGAGTTACCAAGGAAACAAAGTTCATCTTAGAGCGTCCGAACAAACGGTTGCTGCGCTTGGTAGCAATTTCAGTGTATGGTATTCTCGCCCGCATAATTCCAGCGGCATAGTGATTCCAAATCTCGGAAATGACAACAATTCTAGATAAAAGTTGATAAGGAATTGCGCTGAAGTTTCC
This genomic window contains:
- a CDS encoding class I SAM-dependent methyltransferase; this encodes MQDYSYIGSELELFSQAYNWKNYYGNLIQKYLQGRVLEVGAGIGATTEFLCKGHQKEWLCLEPDPILTEKIDLKISVGRVPACCKSRVGTSADLVSSDRFDTIIYMDVLEHIKDDLTEVKTVTQHLSAGGYLIVLAPAHQWLFTPFDRAIGHYRRYNKQSLASTIPRSLNCIQLIYLDSIGLLASLGNRFVLKSKTPTKQQIQLWDKVMVPLSRSIDPILQYSLGKSVLGIWQKQI
- a CDS encoding glycosyltransferase translates to MTLLDSDLHRSPSAIVLIPVFNDWEALERLLWSLDETFLDRDIRADILIVDDASIAPAPTELKFFSFKAIERVKILELKRNLGHQRAIAIGLAYIAANLNCKVVVVMDGDGEDNPQDVPRLINCCQAESNAKVIFAKRTKRSETYLFKAFYLVYKLVYKLLTGHHIQVGNFSAIPYQLLSRIVVISEIWNHYAAGIMRARIPYTEIATKRSNRLFGRSKMNFVSLVTHGISSISVYADIVGTRLIISVSIVVLLILISLGGIVSIKLFTSLAIPGWTSIAVGILCSILMQAVMLSIVFALMILNTRNSYGFMLGQDYYYFVSKLKEVFSREVLSK